The DNA segment CCACTGTGCTTCGTCCAGAACAAGGGTGCGCGGGTGGGTGGCGAGCGTGCTCTTGAGGAGGTGGTCGAACTCGGTGGCGTAGCGCGGGGGCTGTCCGGCAGCTCCAGGGCGGTGAACAGTTCGTGGCGCACGGCGCGGGTGGTGGCGCGGGCGTGGAAGGTGATGCGGCGAATGTCTTCGCTGGCTTGGAGTTCGCGGAGACAGCTGGTGACAGCGACCGTTTTACCGAAGCCGGCGCCGCCGTGGAGGCACATCATCGCGCGGGCGTTGATGGTGTCGGTGAGGTTCTCCCGGGCGGTGAGCAAGGCGCGGGTGGTGACCAGGCGGGCGTCGGGCAGGGCGGTGTACTGGTCGGCGGGCGCAGGCGGCAGGCGGGTCATGGCGTGTCCTCTTCCTCTGGGGTGGGGGTGGGCTTGGGGGGGTGGGTCGGGTGCGGGCTTTGAGGGTGTCGGGGTGGCCCAGTCGGCGGGTGGCGGTGCGGGTGGGATCAGGTCTGGCAGCGCCAGGTGGGCGAGGTCGTTCTCGTGCTGGCGGGCCAGTTCCCGGGTGGCTTCGGCCGCAGTGATCGTGTTCAGGCGCAGCGCGTCGGTGGGGGTGGTGGCGGGGGCGAAGCGTTCGTGGCGGAGTTGTTCAGCGGCCTTGGCGTCGGCCCGCAGGCGCCGGGCGCGCCGGGTGCGGGCGTGGCGCAGCGCGGTGAGTTGTTCGTCGGTGGCCTGGTCGGCGAGGTGGGCGGTGCCCAGGCGGCGGCCGTGGGGTGTGCAGACTTCGATCTCGTGGGTGTGGTGGGGCATGAAGCGCACGGTGACCTCGCGGCCAGCCTGTCCGGTCATCCAGTCGGCGATGTAGTCGCGGTTGCGGAACCGTAGGCCGTGGCTGGTGAGAACGCGGGGGCGGGCCGTCGTCTTCGAGAGTGAAGGACCACACGTCCGCGGCGGGGACGTCGTTGAGCGGAGTCGGGTCTGCCTGCCATGCCTGAAGCGGGGTGGCGCCGTGGAGCTCTGTGGGGAGGTGCTCGGTGTTCCACCACGTCACCCAGGCCAGGAGTTCCTCGGTGAAGGCCTGGAAGGTCATCGGCGGCCCGGTGGGGCGGCGGTCGGGGCGCTTGCGCGGCTTCTTGGGGGTGTAGCCGGGCAGGGCGGCGAACAGCATCACGGTGGCGCAGTGGTTGAGGTTCTCGATGCTGCCTTTCAGGTGCGGGCTGTAGGGCGGCAGGACGGTGATGTTGGAGTCCAGGGCGGTCAGTGCGTGGACACGGTACGGGAGAGGAAGTCGCGGCCGCGGTCGACCGCACGTGCGCGGGCAGCCCGCCGAAGGGCCCGTAGGGGGTGGTGCGCACGATCGCAGAGCGCAGGGCGGCCAGGACCGAGGCACGGGTCGGGCAACCCGGAGTGACCGCGACACCGGTGACGGCCTTTGGTCGCGCAGTCGATGAAACCAGGTGACGTAGGGGTGGACGAGAGTGCCGTCGGCGTCCACGTGGAGCGGGGCCTGGACGTGGTCGGCCTCCCACACCTCGTTGCGCCAGGTGCGGGGACGCTTGGCGAACACGTCATGGGCGCGGGCGGCCTCGGGGTCCTGGCGGTATCCGGCCCTCTCCCCCGCGGTCAGGTCCCGGCGGACCGCCCGCAGGAACGTCGCCAAAGAAGGCACCGGTTCGAGCAGCGGGACGGCCTGTGGAGGGGCGCCGCCCGGGACGGAAGAGCGAGGCGGCGGCACGGCCGGTTCGGAGGCGGAAGGGCCAGTGTCCGGTGGTGCGGGTGTGGTGGGTGTCGTGCGGGCGCGTGCGACGAGCTCGCGGTGGACGCGGAGGCGTTTGCCGTGCCAGTACGCCAAAAGCACCCGGAGTTCAGGGGTGATCTCGAAGCGGGTCGTACGGCGGGCGCCCGGGGACGCAGTGGTGGCGGGTGTGGTGCTGGCGTCGGCCAGCCACCTCCACACAGTGCGGTCCGAAACATTCAGGCACTGTGCGGTCGCCGACACATGACCGCGGCTGAGCCTGCCCTCGGCCCGCAGTCGAAGGAGATGGCGTACGGACGGGGCGCGCAGGGCAGTCAGCGATATTTCGTCCAGAGCCGGGACAGCAGGCTGGGCGTGCAGGGGTGCCGTGTCGGGGAGAGGGGCATGGTGCGTGTTTCACCGGTCGTCCTTCGGTGAGCCCCCGCTGGCGGGGCGGGGGTGGCCGGAGCAGGTTCGGCCGGGGCGCGGGGTTAGGAAGCGGGGCCCAGGCGGGCGCAGGCGGCGGACAGCAGAACGTGATCCACACGGGTGCCGGGGCGGCGGGCCAGGGCCGCGTACACGTGAGAGGTGACCTTCGCCCAGGTACGGAAGTTCCCCCGCGTGCAGGTCTCATCGGCGTGGCAGCAAGTCAGCGTCCGTAGCGGTGTCCCACAACGGGTGGAACAGGCGCCGGAAGATTTCAAGTCCAGTGAGACGGTCGTATCGCTATGGGGTTTGTGGTGCGGGTTCGCGGCCGCTTGGCCGGGTCGTTGATCCAGGCCGTCTGGGGTATCTCGGGTGGTCGGGGGCGGCGGCCGAAGCGTTCGGGGTGGCGGGCGTATGCCTCGGCGAGGGTGGACCGCGCGCTGGTCGCGGACTTCCTCGGCGGTCCCGAAGTGGACGGAGGCGGGGTGTGTGCCAGCCGATGCCGGAATGCCGGTGCTCGTGGTTGTAGTACGCGATGAAGGCGTCGAACCACTCGCGGGCGTGGGTCAGCGAGTCGAACCGTTCGGATAGTCCGACATGTACTTCGTGGTCTTGAAACTGGGCCTCGCTGTAGGGGTTGTCGTTTGGAGACCTTCGGCCTCGAGTGCGACCGCGTCACACCCAGGTCGATCAGCAGCTGGGAGACCTTCTTGCTCGTCATCGAGGTGCCGCGGTCCGCGTGCACCGTCTCGGCACGATGCCGTTGCGGGTGATCGTCTCGCGGATCAGCTCCTCGGCACGCACCGCGGATTCGGCCCGCTCGACGGTGTGGCCGACGATGTACCGGCTGAAGATGTCGATGATCACGTACGCGTGATACCAGACGCCCTTGAGCGGTCCGGCCGCCTTGGTGATGTCCCAGGTGAACACCTGCGACGGCGCGGTGGCGACCAGCTCGGGCACCGCCTTGGCGGGATGGGTGGCCTGGCCGCCGGCGCTCGCCGGACTGCCCCCGCTCGCGCAGGATCCGGTACATCGTCGAGACCGAGCAGTGATAGCGCCCCGCGTCCAGCTCACGCGCCCAGATCTGCGCGGGCGCAAGCTCGGCGTACTCCCTCGCTGTTCATCAACTCCACTACGGCCGCACGCTCTTCGGCTGTCAGGGCCGACGGCTGCACCTGCGGGACACGTGCTCTGCGCGGTGGTACCGGCCGCAGCCGGCGGTAGTGGGTGGCCCGAGAGCGCCCGGTCAGCCGACAGGCCGCCGTGATGCCCAGCTGAGCCTCGACGCCGGTGAACGCCTCGTCCACGACAGGGCCGGCGGCAGGATTCAGTCCGCGCTCTCGGAGATCATTTCCAAGAGCGCGGAAGCTTTTCCCATCACCTCGAGTGCGGCCTTGTTCCGGGCCAGGTCCTTCTGCAGCCGCTCCACCTGCTGCCGCAGCTTTCTCGTTCTCCACCTCCGTGGCGGACTTCTTCACACGGGCCGGGCCGGTCCGGCGGTCGACCAGGTTTTCCAGGGCACCGGCATCCCGCGCGGCCCGCCATTCCTTGACGTGCGAGTGGTAGAGCCGTTCGCGGCGCAGGACCGCACCCTTCTCGTTCCTGGGCGCGCCGTCGTACTCGGCGACGATCCGCAGTTTGTACTCCGGACTGAACGAACGGCGCTTCGGCCTGGGAGCCGGGTCGGATCCGGCGGGCTTGGTGCTGGTCATGAGGCGTGGTTCTCCTGTCGTGCCCTCTCAGGCTAACCCGCCGAAGCGGAACGTCTCACCCAAGGCTGACAGAGAGGGGCGGGTACCAGGGGACGAAAAGACAGCTCAGCGCACTGTTCCCCGTATCAGGCCAGGGCGACACCCAAACCCGCTGACACCACCCCACCCATTCACAGACCAGAAGTTGAGCTTTCGTAACTGGGTCGGATTTCCTGCAAGATCATTTGTACTCCGGAGGGGGCGCGTGCCATGGGGGTGTCCGCGACTGGGTCCGGTAAGACGATCACCGCCGCTGCGTGCGCTCTGAACCGCCCCGGCTGGACGCCAAAAGACGGGGGACTTCCCCCAATTGGGGAAGTCCCCCTCAACGACGGGGATCAGCCCTCAACGAGTTCAGCGTCCACGACGACTTCACCGTCGATGATGTCGCCATCAGCCTCAACCTTCACCTTGCTGAGGATGCGGCCGATGCGACGGATGGCGTCTTCCTGACGCTGGGCCTTCTCACTGCTGCGGGCCCGGCGCGCAGCCTTGTCCTCCGTGGCGTTCTCGATTACCTCCCGCGCCGTAGCCCAGTAGCCGGAGAGCAGCATCGACCGGGTCTGAGCTCCGGCCGGAGGCGCCGCCCTGCTCGCCCTTCGCTTCGGCCCTTTTGGGTAGGCATCACCGCTTCTGGCGCGGTCGTCCAAGCGGCGCTGACGGCTTGGCTGCGTTCAGCCGGGTCGGACACGCCCTTGGCTGCCGCCACTGCCTTCTTCACTCGCTGCTGCACCTGGTTGGCTACGAGCCGTACCCCGCCAGCCTGGGTACGCCCAGTACAGCTCGGCGTAGGCATGCGCGGCCTCTTGGTCGTTGGTGCGCTCCGCGTACGGCTGGAGCTTGCGCAGGTGACTGTCGGGCAGGGGCCGGCCCAGCTCTTTCTGCACGGTCTGCGCCAGACGCCAGGACTTCTGGAGGCGGTCGGCCTCGCTGGTGGAGAGGCCGTCGTGCTCCAGGTTTCAGGTACTGCTCCCAGGTGCGAGTGCCGTCGCCGCGGTACAGGCGGCGCCGTCGCACCACCTCCAGGGAGAAGCCGAGCATCCACCGGGCCGAGCGGGCGTTGTCGACTGCCCGGTGGGCCTCGGAGAGGAGACGCTGTTCCTGCTCATCAAGCGGGCCGTGCGCGGTCTCCGGCGTAGCGTCGACGTCCGGAAGGGACAGCCCCCAGTGCTCCATCGTGAAGGGCTGAGCGCGCATCTGCGGAGGATCAGCGGGCCGGTCAGGCACGGCGACAGTGTCCGACACTGGGGGCGCACTGCTGGCGGGAGACTGCTGGGCGCCCTTGTCGGCTGCTGCTCGGAAGTCGCGACGCTTAGTACTGCAACCGCATCTGCCGTGACTGGTGCTGGATTGGCTCGTTGTTCCGACTGTGCGATGAATCGTTGACGGTTGAGCAGGTCGAGTCGTGGTCCGAGGGGATAGCCGGGTTCCATGCTCGGTTCGCCCACCGTTTTGGCAGGTCGGAGCCCCGCGAGCGGGCGTCGGACTACCTGAACGGGTTGCTCGCGCCGCTTGAGAAGAAGAACGGGTGGACGCTGTCGGAGCAGGTCGGGCAGTTTGCGCCCCGACGGCGTCCAGCGCCTGCTCAACCACTCCGACTGGGACGAGAACGCGGTCCGCGACGATGTGCGGGACTTCGTCGTGGAGACCATCGGTGCCAAGGATGCGGTGCTGATCGGCGACGACACCGGCTTCCTGAAGAAGGGCACCAAGTCCGCCGGTGTCCAGCGTCAGTACACCGGCACAGCCGGCCGCACGGAGAACAGCCAGATCGGAACCTTCCTGGCCTACGCCTCCGCCAGGGGGCGGGCGTTGATCGACCGCGAGCTCTACATCCCCGTCTCCTGGACGGATGACCGTGACCGCTGCCGCGCGGCCGGGATCGACGACGAGGTCCCCTTTGCGACCAAGAACGAGCACTTCAAGTGGATGCTGCAACGCGCCATCGACGCGGGTGTCCCATTCGCGTGGGTCACCGCTGACGAGGCATACGGGCAGGTCAAGCACCTGCG comes from the Streptomyces finlayi genome and includes:
- a CDS encoding integrase catalytic domain-containing protein gives rise to the protein MPELVATAPSQVFTWDITKAAGPLKGVWYHAYVIIDIFSRYIVGHTVERAESAVRAEELIRETITRNGIVPRRCTRTAAPR